From the Calonectris borealis chromosome 15, bCalBor7.hap1.2, whole genome shotgun sequence genome, the window GCGGACTGCCGGTGAACTGGATTTCGAGGACGTTCAGTCGTATGACCTGGAGATCGAAGCGAGAGACAAAGGTTGGCCTCCGCTGTCGGGTCACTGCAGCGTGGAGCTGGACgtgctggacgtgaacgacaacgcgccggagGTGTGGGTGACGTCGCTgtcggtgccggtgccggagGACGCGGCGGTGGGGACGGTGGTGGCGCTGCTGAGCGTGTCGGACCGGGACTCGGGGGCGAACGGGCGGGTGCGCTGCGCGGTGCGGCCGGCGGCGCCGTTCGGGCTGGTGGCGAGGCTGGCGGGGTCGTACTCGCTGGTGCTGCGGGAGGCGCTGGACCGGGAGCGGGTGGCGGAGTACGAGGTGGAGGTGCGGGCGGAGgacggcggggcgccgccgctgcgcgccagccgcgggctgcgggtgccggtgtcggacgtgaacgacaacgcgccggcgtTCGCGCAGGCCGTGTACACGGTGCTGGCGCGggagaacaacgcggcgggcgcggagctggCGCGGCTGTGGGCGCGGGACCCGGACGAGGCGGGCAACGGGCGCGTGAGCTACTCggtggcggagggcggcggcggcggcgggggcgcggcggcgggcggcgggtggcGTCCGGCGTCGAGCTACGTGTCGGTGGACGCGGAGAGCGGGCGGCTGTGGGCGCTGCAGCCGTTGGACTACGAGGAGGTGCAGGTGCTGCAGTTCGAGGTGCGGGCGGTGGACGCGGGGGAGCCGCCGCTGTGCGGCAACGCCACGGTGCAGCTCTTCGTGGTggacgagaacgacaacgcgccggcgcTGCTGGCGCCTGCCGGCGtcgggccggggcccggggccgcggTCTCGGCGGCGTCGGGGCCGGTCTCGGGGGCGTTGTGGGCGTGGGCGGCGTggggggcgccggcggggcaggtGGTGGCGAAGATCCGCGCGGTGGACGCGGACTCGGGCTACAACGCGTGGCTACGCTACGAGCTGTGGGAGCCGCGGGGGAAGGGCCCGTTCCGCGTGGGGCTGTACAGCGGCGAGGTGAGCACGGCGCGGGCGCTGGAGGAGGCGGACGGCCCGCGGCAGAGGCTGGTGATCGTGGTGCGGGACCACGGGGAGCCGGCGCGctcggccacggccacgctgagCGTGTCGCTGGGGGAGGGCGCCgaggcggcgctggcggccgcgGGCTCGTCCTCGTCCTtgccgggggcggggctgcggccggcggcgggcgcggaggccggcgcggcggcggcgtcGTCGACGAACgtgtggctggtggtggccatCTGCGCGGTGTCGAGCCTGTTCCTGCTGGCGGTGGTGCTGTACGGGGCGTCGCGGTGGGCGCCGCGGGCGGCCGTGCTGTCGGGGCCCGGGCCGGCGACGCTGGTGTGCGCCAGCGAAGTGGGGAGCTGGTCGTACTCGCAGCGGCAGAGCCGGAGCCTGTGCGTGGCGGACGGCGCGGGCAAGAGCGACCTGATGGTTTTCAGCCCCAACTtcccggcgccgcccggccccgcggcgaagGAGACGCAGCCGGAGCCGCCCGCTCTCCCGGACACGGTCAGTggccctcccttccccgcctctCGCCCCCGCCTTCCCCCTCGTCCTCGCGCTCCCTTCTcgccctgggggtggggaggcgcTGGTGGGAGCCGGGCTGAGCCCGCGGGGCGTGCGGGCGGTGGGTGCTTGGCGGGTGCTTAAGGATGTGAAGGGGCCCTTTGCATCTGCCTTGGCGTCGTTGCCGGAGCCCCTCGGCTGTCGCTTTGGGGGCAAAAGGAAAGGTATtgccgcaggcagcagcagttgcCGTCGGCAGCTGAGGTTTGCTGTTCTGGGTGGGAGTTGTTCTCCCGTAGACTTAACTCGCTGCCGATGTCGAGGAGAGGTGCCACGGCACCGGCTGTGGAGACGCTCTCGTGTGGTGGTGTGTAGCATTTCCACCCGAGCTTGCTGAAGTTGTGCAAGAGACGCAGGCTGTGGTGGTGAGAGTCCCCCGGGCACTCTTTACTCCCTTACTGCCTTTGCTGAATGCAGTCCGTGCTGGTATGAGATGTGGTTTCTTGTGGAAAACTCTGTCCTCCTCTTTGACTCTTCTTTGCCTGATCGTGATGGAAGATGACAGTTGGGTCTTCAGGGTTTTGTGTCCCTGGTGtaatttc encodes:
- the LOC142088938 gene encoding protocadherin alpha-6-like; amino-acid sequence: MSLQAQQRRRSGEAAPPRRGGEPGCERGGAARGGQESRCVRAAAGSRAGPGRAAAAAAAMGVCWGPVVRVLVLQAAWALGGGQVRYSVPEEAKAGTVVGRLAQDLGLEAGEPEARRLRLVAQGRRASVEVSGASGALVVSSRLDREELCGKSAPCALRLEVLVERPLRVFHVELEVTDINDNAPLFPAARKNLSIAEFTTLPGSRFPLEGASDADVGANAQLSYTLSPSEHFGLEVKAKDENKIFVALVIKKSLDRETMPVHRLVLTASDGGRPSLTGTMELVISVLDANDNAPQFNQSVYKVQLPESAAPGTVFLQLTATDKDEGINREIYYSFSDSISAKVQDLFVIDRNSGEMRTAGELDFEDVQSYDLEIEARDKGWPPLSGHCSVELDVLDVNDNAPEVWVTSLSVPVPEDAAVGTVVALLSVSDRDSGANGRVRCAVRPAAPFGLVARLAGSYSLVLREALDRERVAEYEVEVRAEDGGAPPLRASRGLRVPVSDVNDNAPAFAQAVYTVLARENNAAGAELARLWARDPDEAGNGRVSYSVAEGGGGGGGAAAGGGWRPASSYVSVDAESGRLWALQPLDYEEVQVLQFEVRAVDAGEPPLCGNATVQLFVVDENDNAPALLAPAGVGPGPGAAVSAASGPVSGALWAWAAWGAPAGQVVAKIRAVDADSGYNAWLRYELWEPRGKGPFRVGLYSGEVSTARALEEADGPRQRLVIVVRDHGEPARSATATLSVSLGEGAEAALAAAGSSSSLPGAGLRPAAGAEAGAAAASSTNVWLVVAICAVSSLFLLAVVLYGASRWAPRAAVLSGPGPATLVCASEVGSWSYSQRQSRSLCVADGAGKSDLMVFSPNFPAPPGPAAKETQPEPPALPDTVVDCIPCQ